GCGTCATGAGGGTAGGAAGATAGGCTGCTATCAGCACATTTCCAGGGTAGCACCCAGCCCAGGACTGGGGTGACAAACACTGCGGCCCAAGATAGGATGAGGCTTGGGCCTGACCTCAAGGGATGGGGACTCAACAGCCCACATGAGCATTTCAGGGGCTCACACAGCAGTGCACAGTGGGCCTGGGTGGGAGCAGCTGTGTCTCTGAGGCTCCTGGCTTGACGGCAGCTGCAGGGCGAGACCCCTGATCCTCAGGCATAGGCTGCTGTCAGGGGCACCTGGTCCCTGTGGAGCCATTGGCCTCTGGAGCTTGATAGCAGGGCCTCCAAAGCTGTGTCCCTAAAGCAGAGGCTTGGGGAAGCAGGGGCTCGCACACCTAGAGAAGTGGTTTGGACTTGAGGATCCCAAATAGTGAGCTTCAGAGCTGAGAGAGGGGAGGTACTTTTCCAGTCTCTGACAAGAGCTGAAAGACCACGGCTAAGAAATGGCCTAGCACCCCCAACAGGGGGCCCAGAGTTCACATACCCTGGGGTCTCTGGTGTTGGGGGTAAAGCACAGACTTTGTTTCTGCCTGGGGATCAGCTGGAAAGGGACAAGTAGGAAAGCCTAGGTCAAGGGCTTCTGAGCCTTTGGGGGGTCACAAACTCCCAGATTTGATTGTTTTCAATCTCTGAAAAGTATACACAGGAGCCCCCATCAGACTGAGGTCCATTGTATCTGCAGCTTCCGGTGGGTAAGAGAACTGGGGAGGAGATGTGTCCAATGACTCTGTTTGCTATAGGTTgtccagaagacaggaagaagaggaagaagaagaaagctgggtCCTGGTAGGCAATCCCTAGCACCCTTACTATCCCTAAGAGCTGAGCAACTAATTGCAGCCCCTTCTCCCTAGCTTGAAGTCCTCAGGAACAGACAGCAAATCATTTGGTCAGGCAGTAACAAGGCCCTCGGTGCAGCTAATGAGAGGCAGGGGTGGGAATGGAAAGGGGGAGGCTGGAGGCAGTGCCAGCCAGGATGTTCCCCAGAGACCCCAGCCACATATGTATAGTCTGAGCCTGGAGCCTCACAGCTAACGCTACACCCCCACTGCACCGCGAACTCCCACACAGTCCCACTCACCAAAGAACTAGTGGCCTCAGTGATTGGTAAGACTGCCTGGGCCTGGACAGCTCCACCTTTCTCCGCGGCTAGACAAAATGAAGGTCTCAGGACAGCTCTGCTCAAGGGAAGGTAAAGGAACGCAATGAGAGATGAATCCAGGGCTTGTGAGGGATGGAGGGCAGGCTCTGGAGTCCTGACCTGCCTGGTCACACTCAGGCCCCGTCAGTGGGGAAGTCCAGCTCTTTTTCTCTGCCCTCAGCTCAGGGCCAGGCAACATGGGAGCAGGAGCAACACGTTGGGAGTGACATGCTAGTTGGTTTGTCATTGTCATGTCCACTGTATTAGGAGCAGATGTGGGCATGTGAAGCCCTGACTGGCAGAAAGGTtccagagagacaggaggagtggCAGCAGGCTGGCGGAGCCTTCAGTAATTGGCCATGGCATATGTGTCCAGCACAGGGACAGGCACCTGGAAACCCCTGCCCCGGAGGCTAGGGACGTAGAGGATCTGTTGGGAGGGGGAGAGCAGTCTAGAAGTTCACACCCTCATTGACCACTGCGTGGACACTGTCCTAgccctgccttctttcccccattCCATCAGCCCCTGGAAGGGGAGGGCTGTCATCATCCCTGACCAGGGACATGTGGCCTCGTGTGTGTAGTCAGAATCCAGGGTGCTGCCCCAAACCCCTGCAGAATGAGTGAGTGGGTGTGCTGTGTCCTTTCTCCACCCAGGTTGGCCCCACCAGCCCTCTGGGAACCCCTGGCTATGAGCATGACGCAGGAAGCTCTCCTGAGAGGTAAAGGGGACACATGGGAACTGGAAAGGGACCTAGGACAGACCAGACCTAGCAACCCGTCTGCCTTCCAGCTGTCAAGATGTGCCAGAGGTGCAGCAAGCCCTCACGCCTGTGGTGACAGAGCTGGTGCCAGTCAAGAGGCCCTGGGCCCAGCACTGCCTGTGCCCCCAGCATTCCCCAGGGCTCAGGTGTGCCCTTCAGGTGTCTCCAGAAGCGGGTGGGGAGCCACATGTTAATAATAAGGCCAGTCTCCCTGGGGCCACCTTcagcctctcctgcctcccctccagaATCAGCCAACATCCACTGGTCCCCACGCCCGTCTtgggcctgctgctgctgctgctactctCCATCCTGCTGCTGAGCCAGTCCCCGACACCCACTTGGCCACACCTGCAGCTCTACTACCTGCAGCCCCCACCAGTGTGAGACACCGTACCCCACTGTGCCTCCTTCTGTCCCTGATTCAGAGTCAGGACACGGGGCCAACATCCCTAAGTTGTTTTTATGTGACCATGGCCTCTCCTggctttttcctgttttcttgacAATAGCAAATCATGCAGTAATGACTTCAGCACGGGATGATTGCCTCACCAAACAAGTTCAGGGAGGAGGGCACCTGGCCTCAGTTGAGTCACAGTGGGACCCAAGGTCCCTAGGCTTTTTCCATCCTCCTCTCCTGCTTCGGAAGCTGCTACTGCAGCATGGTGCTGGGCTGGGGAGAGCTCGCTGTCCCTGAGTTGTGTCTGTGTGGTAGATGCTGCAAGCGAGGCCATGGACCAGGGCTGGCCCTGCACTGCAAGTGCACTGCCTGCTCAGTCAGGGCTTGTCTGAAGCAGGCAAACCAGAGGCTTCTCTCACAGCTCCTCATTCGCAACTCCACAAAACAATGGGTCACGCAAGACCCCCTGCTTGCAGGCCTCTGAGCCCTCGAGTTGCCAGACTGCTGTGAACCTTAAGCGCGCCACAGGATTCTGCGCCAATAACACTGGCGGCATCCTCGGCTTTCCCATGATTTACAAAGAGAGCCAAGTGGGGTGCAGCCCGAGAACACCACTCCCAACCCCACGCGTTCAGTTTTGAGAAGCGGCGCAGATGGGATACAGGCTGGGAAGTCGGCTAGCCGGACATCCCGGTAGCGGGAAGGAGACCCAGGGGTGGGTGATCCAGGAAAGGGAAGCTGGCAGCCACAAGGGGCTCTGCGAGTAAGATGCAGAGGTGGCACTACAACCCCAGCCCACAAGCTGTTCCCAGTGCCCAGGAGAGGGTTGAGAAGGGCAGGCCTAAGCACTGGGAACAAGACCTGTGGAGCGAGGTGGGGATGGAGCCAGGAGGTATGAACCGATCCAAGTGCGGGAGGACAGCCCTGAGCTGGCGGGAAGGTGGAAGGAGCCGCGGGAGGAGGGGGTTTGGAGAAACGTGAGCCTGGTATGATCTGTTGGAGACAACGGTCAAAACTCGGATTTCTGGGCGTGAGGTAGCGCCTCGTTACCAACCGGATTGCTGTAGGTGCCGCCCGCTAACCGGTTCTGCACCGTATCCCGGGCTTCTGAGCAGCAAGCAGCAGCTCCGCCCTCACAGCGTAAGGGCCAATGAAGATTCGGTCCGCCTCCAGGAAATGCAAATTTAAGAGGGCGGACTCTCCGGCCTGCTCTAGACCAATCAGGGCGCGGTCCGCTCGCCCCGTGTGCTCGCCGAAAGGACCAGTGTCCTGGGAGAGGGGGGGGAATGGGGCCTCCGGAAGCTACGAGCTCTGATTGGTTTCTGCTCCCCGCGAACTCCAGCGAAGACCTTGGAGACCTCCTGGGCCAGTTGAACAATAAGCCCAGAAAGGTTAAGAAACTCCGACCCTATCTGGGCGTGGCGTGGCGGCACACGCcatgcagaggcagacaaatctctgtgagttcgaggtcaacctggtctacaaagtgagttccgggacaaccaGGATTGTTACAAAGaggaaccctatcttgaaaaacctaggaagggggaggaaaaaaaaaacctggcccaggcggtggtgacactcgcgtttaatcctagcacttaggaggatctctgagttctaggccagcctggtctacaagagtgagttccaggacagccagggcttacacagagaaactctgtctagagaaaaaaaaaaaaagaaaagaaaaagggaaaacttcGACCCGTCACAGAGCTGGATCAGGGCCCCACGACTGTGATAAAAGGAGAGCAGAGTGGCGACGGGATCTGGAGAGGGCAGAGACTAGGAAAGGGACCCCGGAGGCTGCGAAAACCAGCGAGGACGAGAAGGGGCCCCTCCCCATACACCCCTGCCAGGGCCGCTCAGCAAGAAGGCGCAGTCGCTGCGGGGCAGGCTCTTTATTGGGCTCAGGGCGCGTCCAGTAGCAACAGCTTCTGCATGTACGAGTCTAGCCAGCGGCGGCGCTCCAGGGCTGCTAGCAGGCGCGCGCGTTCCCGAAAGGCTGCGTCGTCCGCTAGCGCCAGGCTGCGCCGAGACAGGGAAGTACCCAAGTCCGCCCAGGCCCGGCCTGGGGCGCGGAGGCTGCGGGAAGAGAAGTGCAGTGGCTGAGCGCCAGGCCCCACGGACCGCCAGGCCCCACTGCGTTCTAACGTCAAACCCACCTCCACCCCCGTGTGTTATCTCGCCTTCCCTTGGGGTGTCTCCTCCCTTTCCTGGGAGTCGGGAGAGCTCATACCTACCTGAACAcaccagtgaggggcagggcaaCACCCGAGGCAGGGCCGGTGCCCCAGGgcacaagcagcagcagcagcagaagcagcagcagccgctCTCGGGGGCTCCTGGACACCTGGCAGGTCTCCATCACCTGTGGACACAGGGGACAGGATCTCGATATCGTCATACAGCCCTGAACCTGGGAGCCCACCGTCCAACACTAACCATCAGCCTCCCGCCGGGCACCCTACCGTGCTGTTAGCTCAGGCAGCAGTGCTCACAGCCCCCCTTATATACCAGCACAACCCCCGCCTTGGCAGTGACGCAGGCCGGGCAGGGGGCGCGGGGTCACTCCACCCCACGCTCATTAGGAGCCGCCAGCGGTAATGAGAAGCCTGGTGGGGGCCTCTGCTGCTGTGGCCGCCACCAACTAATTGGGACCCAGAGCTGGTACTGAAGAAGGGGAATGggggaaacagacagagagaaggacaCAAGGGGTGTGTCAGAGGGATAAAAATAGAGACTGCAGAGGGGGACCATTAGAGCACCAGTCggggacacacagagaggcagagaagagagagagagcagaggaatctgagaggagaaagagggaagggataACCTCCAGACAAAGACAGGGTGCCCTCGGAAGGAAataacaggaagagaggaaggctgagagaAGAGGGTGTGGAGCGGATAGGAGAgctcagcagagacaggcagggagagagggagaagagctAGCAGTGTGTAAACAAGTGAAGTCACCCCTGTGAAGTGGGACACAGAGGCCCCGGGCTTCCACAGGGTTGTCTTacccctccttccccaccccctggGACACCTGGATGTGGTGAAGATAAGACATGTTTAAAGGGGGCTCCCAAGGACACCCCATAGTGCAGTACACCTCatgtcagcactcagaaggcagaagcaggagaatcaccGCAAATctgaggcgtgtgtgtgtgtgtgtgtgtgtgtgtgtgtgtgtgtgtgtgttacaaagaCTATCTCAAAGGAGGGGCAAATAGAGACACCCTCCTCCCATACCATCGGCAAAGGAGGGGGGTGCGAGCTTGAGGGGAGAGGTCCAAGCCTGGGATCCCAAACCTGAAGGTGGTCAAGACAGGGCCTCAGACCCCTGGGTTCTAGCAAGGGGGACACCTGGAAGCCTGAATTCCTTATTGTGAAGGGGACAGAGTCACCTAGTGGGATCAAGGAAAGGTACCAGGGACTTGGGTTTGGTTAGGGAAATTGGAAAGGGCCCAGgactttttggttttcaagacagatttcgctgtgtagccctggctgtcctggaactcgctctgtagatcaagctgacctagaactcacagagatctgcctcccaactgctaggattaaacatgtgtaccaccactgcacAACTGGGCCCAGGGCTCTTATATATGGggagtttgttttgtgtctgttgGGTTGGTAGTTTTCAGGAGgttttttgtgtatgtttaattggttggttttatttctgctttcacactgcagcccaggctggcctggaactggttctgtagcccaggatggcctcaaatttgtggcaGCTTTCCTAaaagcctcagcctcccagatgctggaatcaaaggcatggaccactgcctggctcttgttttattttgagacagtcctgctaggtagcccagactggcctggatctcactatggTCATGcaaagatggctttgaactcataattcCACCTCAGCCTGTCAAGAACAGGGATCACAGGcctgtaccatcatgcctggccaaACCTTgccttcaaaaggaaaataatttggtTAAATCCTAACTTCCTTCTCTGCCATAATGATGAGGTCCTATGTCTGTTTCTTTAAGAACCTCAGCTTGTTGCTAGGCTCCCAGGATTCCCCAGGGAGGGGGGCAGGTGTGTCACCTGTGTGCCTCTGGGACCCTAGTGCCTGCCCCTTCCAGCGCCATTCGGCAgcactccctgcctgcctctttgTCTAGCGCTGATCATCTGTTGCTGTCCTGGACACCACTGCACAGGTAAGAGACCCCGTGACCCCGTCCCACCCACGTTCACTCCTCCATCTCTAGGCCACCACAGAAGCCATGGGTCCATCCTCTATAAACAGAGACAGAGTTTACTGTCCTGCCTCTGACCCCATCAGGCCGAGGAGTCTACACCTCACATCCCTACTTCTCAAAGGCCTGGAACACAGATCCAGACATCATCTGACCCATGGTCCAGGGATCCCATGTCCtttccccctccccgcccccctgTAACCCTCAGCCCTTCACTCTGTGGGACTCAGAGCCCAGTAGCTTCCTTTTCAGGGCCTTGGAGTCTTCCTCAAAGACTTCCTCTAACTCAGCTTGGGTCCCCAGCATCCTGGGAGGAGAAGGTCTCTCCATGTCCCCTTGACCATCTGATACCTTCTGAAGGTAGAATCTAACATTTGTGGGGCCATGGTATCATTATGTCCCAAGTTTTCAGGGACCCCACTGGGAAATGCACTACCACTCCCAAATCCCTGAACTCCTGTAACCTTAGTGACCACAGCTACCAGCCCACTCCAGGGACTTGCGATTGGGTTTTACTAGAGTCCCTGGACAGAGGGAGTGGGTGTGACTCCAGGGTGCTTTGGCTTTAACCTCTTCCTACCTCCTCCTTCCACAGCTATAGAATTCTCTGAGCCATGCAGCCCTtcagccccatcttcttcctactCTTCCTCCTTGGTTGTTTGGGTTCCAAGGCAGCTCCCCCAGCCTCTCTGCCCATGGGCTCTGACCCCCAGGAGATGGTCCAGCCCTCTAGGATGCCCACTGGTGCCCTAGAAAGTTCTCCTGGAGACGGGCCCACCCCCGGATATCCTGCAACAGTTCTTTCTGAGCTCAAGACACCACCCTCAGCTTCCCCTCATATTCCCAGGAAAAACTTAAGCGAGatccccagcctcagcctcagcctctcagaCTCTCCAGAGACCCCCATGCCTGCCCAGCTCACAACCTCGGGCACAGAATCCCAGAATGCTTCACAAACAAACCCCTCCAAAGCAACACTGCCAGAATCTTCTGAGACCCCTAAACCTGACCTGACTGCAATTTCCCAGTCTGGGTTTCTTGAAACCCAAAACCCTGATCCCTTCACAGCTTCACCCCCAGAATCTCCTAACGCTGAGCATATTGACCCTACACCAACAGCACACCAAGACTCCCCTGAAGCCCCCAAAGAACATACCCCCCAAATCACTCCTGGCGAAGAGCCTAAGACACCAAGTCCTGGCCCCACCCAACTCTTCAGCTCCAAATCCCTAGGGACCTATAACCCTGGTACCCCCAGAACCCTAAATTCTGCCTTACTGCCAACCACTCATCCTGACCTGACAGAAACTCCCCAGCCAGCATCTCTCATCACCCACAATTCCAATACCAC
The nucleotide sequence above comes from Microtus ochrogaster isolate Prairie Vole_2 unplaced genomic scaffold, MicOch1.0 UNK14, whole genome shotgun sequence. Encoded proteins:
- the Pth2 gene encoding tuberoinfundibular peptide of 39 residues, translated to METCQVSRSPRERLLLLLLLLLLVPWGTGPASGVALPLTGVFSLRAPGRAWADLGTSLSRRSLALADDAAFRERARLLAALERRRWLDSYMQKLLLLDAP